TTTTCTGCGGCATGGCCAGATCCAGGATGATGAGGTCCGGATTCGAGGCCTTGATTTTTTCCAGGGCCTGGACGCCGTCTTCGGCGGTCACGACGTCATAGTGATTCGACTTCAGGCGCGCCTCGACCATCTTGAGAATCGACTTTTCGTCGTCCGCCACCAAAATCTTGGCTTTCTTGCTCACGGATATCTCCTACGGTCTATTCATTTTCGGCCAGGGCCTGGAAATCCTCGATAAGCCCTTCCTCGCCCACCCTCACCTCGAGGTGGATGGGCCGGCAGCAGGTCTGGCAGTCGTACACGAACTTCTGCCGCCGCCCTTCGGTAAGGTCCACGGAAATGCTCATGGCCGCAAGGCAATAGGGGCATTCAAACTCCAAGGCATCTTCAAGCATGGCCGCCTCCTGGGTCCCTAGTATTGTAACTTATTTTCTATCAAGGATGAAGGGTTGCTATGCCGATAAACATGGAGTAAATTACTTAGGTAGTCCCGGCCCCTACAAGGGCGCCCGGAACCTCGACTTTCAAAATCCCGGAAAAGGAGAAGTTATGTTAGCGAAGGACCTCATGACTGAAACCGCCGTACTGGTTCACCGTGACATGCTCATCACGGATCTCGCGACCCTTCTCCGGGAAAAAAGAATCGGCGGCGTTCCTGTGGTCGACGAAAATAATAAAATCGTCGGCATCGTCACGGTGACGGATCTCTTCAACGTCATGAACATCGTACGCAAGGTGGGCGGCAAGAGGAACTGGTTTTCGAACTTCATGTTCAGCAAGAAGACCATGACGGTCAAAGAAATTTACACCCGCAAGATGTACAGCGTGCTCCCCGACACTCCGATCGAAGTCGTGGTCGGCCTCATGCTCGACAAAAACATCCATACGATTCCCGTGATGAATGAAGACCAGACCCTGCTGCACGGCGTCATCGGCCGCCACGACGTGACCTGCGCGGCGCTGGGCATTCTTCCCAAAGGCCATCCCCAGGCGGCAGCCTCTCCGGAAGCCAAAACGCCGGCGAAATAAGGGCTGCTTCTTCCCTCTTACTTCCGCTTGAATTGTCTTTCCAGCTCGGAAAATGTCTTCTTGAAAAAGGTAGGGCGCCCATGCGGGCACGAGAAGGGATTCTCGCACTGCGCGAGCCTTTCGAGGAGGGCCTGCAGCTGGACGGAAGTCAGCGCGTCATGCGCTTTCACGGATTGGCGCTTGCAGGCGATCAGCGCCGCTACATCCTCGCGGTGTTCTTCCAGCCGCGTCTTGACTTGTCCGTCTTCGCGTTCTTCGACGTAGGCCTTCAGAAATGCCAGAGGATCTTCCTTTTCGAGAATTGCCGGATAAGACCGGACCACGAAAGCCCGTTCCCCGAATTCCTCGATCTCGAAGCCCACCTTGCGCAACAGCGGCAGCGAACTTTGCAGAACTTCCACCTGGCGCGGGTGCAGCTCCAGGATCTCGTCCATCAGAAAGTTCTGCCTCGCGACAGGTCCTGCGCCGTCGAAATTCTTGAGCAGCGCCTCGAACATGACGCGCTCGTGGGCTGCGTGCTGATCGATCACCATGAACCCTTCTTCCGTTTCCGTGACGATGAATGTCGCGTGCACTTGGCCAAGGATTTTGGTGATCTTCAGCTGGTTGCGGATGGAAATCATGGGCTCGGGTTCCGCGGGACGCGCCTTGGCGGCCGGCGCGCCGGACATCACGGCAGGCTCTCCTACTTCCAGGATCGTGCCGAGCTCGGATTTATAAAGCGACACGGGATCGCTCTTGCCGGAAAATGCCGGGAGGCCCGCCGGGATTTCACCCGAAACCGGCTCTTTGAACGGGCGCAGCTCCGGGCTGATGTCCCCTTCCTCGATCAGCCTCTCGGCCACGACCTTCTTGATCAGGGATTTGACTTCGGATTCGTGCGAAAGCCGGACTTCCTGCTTCGTGGGATGCACGTTCACGTCGACTTTCGCGGGATCGAGCTCCAAAAACAAAACGGCCGCGGGAAATTGCCCGTGCATCAGAAGTCCGTGGTAGCCGGCCTGAAGCGCATGCGAAAGACCGATCGAGCGCACCCAGCGGCGGTTCACGAAGAAGCTCTGGCCCGAGCGGTTGGCGCGCGCCACGTACGGCTTGCCGATGAAGCCGTGGATCTTGATGCCCGGAACTTCGGCATCGAGACGCAAAAGATGTTTGGCCGTGTCGCCGCCCAGGACTTTTTCCGCGCGCGCCATGAAATCCGATGCCGGAGAAAGGTCCCAAATCGTTTTGCCCGAAGACTTGAACTGCACGCGCAGCGACGGGTAGGAAAGGGCGAAGTTCTGGACCACATCCATAACGTGCCCCATTTCCGTGGAATCGGTCTTGATGAATTTGCGGCGCGCGGGCGTATTGAAGAAAAGATCACGGATCTCGACCGATGTGCCGGGCGCGGCAGGCGCTTCTTTGACGTGCAGGATATGGCCGCCTTCGATCGCAATCTCCGTGGCCGCATTCGCTTTTGCAGGACGCGTGACGAGCTTGACACGCGAGACCGCGGCAATGCTCGGCAAGGCCTCCCCGCGGAAGCCATAAGACGCGATCGCGTCCAGGTCGGAGATATCCGTGATCTTGCTTGTCGCGTGGCGCTTGAAGGCCAGCTCCGCATCTTCGGCGTTCATGCCGCATCCGTTGTCGGCCACGCGGATGAAGCTGCGGCCGCCGTGATTGATCTCGACTTCGATGGCCGTAGCCCCCGCGTCCAGCGCATTTTCCAAAAGCTCCTTCACGATGGAGCTGGGGCGTTCGACGACTTCGCCGGCCGCGATTTTGTTGGCGATGTGCTCGGGAAGCACGCGGATAATGCCCATCACGCGCCGCCTTTCGAATCCGGCTTCAGCCGGTCTGTCCATTCCGCAAGCTTGTTGAGCGCCTGCAGCGGCGTGAGCCCTTCGACCGTCATGTTCCGGAGCTCTTCCAGGACGGGATGGTTTTGCTGCGACCATTCGAAAAGCGTTTGCTGGGTCTCGGCCTTCTTTTTGTTTCTCTTGCCTTCGATGATCTGCGTGGCTTCCGTGTTCTCGCTTTCAAGAACGTCGAGAATCTTGCGGGCGCGCTGGGTCACAACTTGGGGAATACCGGCCAGGCGCGCGACGTGGATGCCGTAGCTGCGGTCGGAGCCGCCTCGCACGACCTTGCGCAGGAAAATGATGTCGTCCTTGGTTTCCCGGACCGTGATGTTGTAGTTCTTGATGCTGGAAAAATGGTCTTCAAGCTGCGTGAGCTCGTGATAATGCGTCGCAAAAAGCGTGCGCGGACGATGCGTTCCCTGCACCAGGTATTCGCAGATGGCCCAGGCAATGCTCACGCCGTCGAACGTGGACGTGCCGCGCCCGACTTCATCGAGAATCAGAAGGCTGCGGGACGTCGCCTTTTGCAGGATGTTTGCGGTTTCCACCATCTCGACCATGAACGTGCTCTCGCCCGAGGCCAGGTCGTCACTCGCGCCGATGCGCGTGAAAATGCGGTCCACGAGCCCAATGCGCGCGCTTTTCGCGGGGACGTAAGAACCGATCTGCGCAAGGATCACGATCAGCCCAATCTGGCGGATGTAAGTGGATTTACCGGCCATATTCGGACCGGTCAGCACGACAAGCTGGTTTTCGGCGCTATCCAGAAACGCGTCATTCTCCACGAATTTCCCGGAAGGCAGCATGGCCTCGACCACGGGATGGCGGCCGCCTTCGATCATGAGTTCGCCGGTTTCGACGACCGTGGGCCGTACCCAGCGTTTGTTCAACGCGGTGATGGCCAGCGACGCCAGCGCATCCAGCACGCCGATGCCGCGCGACATGGCCTGCAGCGGCTGAAGCTCCTGCAGGATTGTTTCGCGGATCCGGCTGAAGATCTCGTATTCGAGCGCCTTGATCTTGTCCTGCGCCCCGGAAATTTTCTCGTCCCATTCTTTCAGTTCCGGCACCACAAAGCGCTCGGCATTCGCCAGCGTCTGGCGCCGGATGTAATCGGGCGGTACGAGGTGCAGACTGCCTTTACTGATCTCCAGCGCATAGCCGAACACCTGAGAATATTTGACCTTGAGCGTCTTGATGCCCGTGCGCTCGATTTCCCGCTGCTGGAATTCCAGGATCCAGGACTTGCCTTTCTGCGAAATCGCCTTCAGTTCGTCCAGCGCCGCGTCATAGCCGTCGCGGATCATTCCGCCCTCTTTCAGCGTAAGCGGCGGATTCTCGACGATCGAGCGGCCGATCAGCTCCGCAAGCTTCGGAAATGGATTCAGGACCTTGAGCACGTCGGCAAGGAGCACGTTGAAAAACCCCGCCAGCTGTTTCTGGATTTCAGGGACGCGCGTGAGGAAAAGCTGGAGGTTGAGCAGGTCGCGCGCATTGGCCACGCCGTAATTCAGGCGGCAAAGCGTGCGCTCCACGTCTTTCACGCCGCGCATGAGCTCGCGCAAAGCCTGCATGGCGTCCGCCTTCGCGGCCAGCTCCTGGACCGCGTCCTGGCGCTTCCCGATTTCCGCCGCGGAAAGCAGCGGATGCGTGATCCACTGATAAAGCGTGCGGCCGCCCATGGAAGTCAGCGTCTGGTCCACGGTGCCGAGCAAGGTCTCGGCGCCTTTTTTGCCCTGCTGTGTGGTGACGATCTCGAGGCTGCGCTGCGTGCTGCGTTCGAGCGCCAGGTATTCACTCGTGTCGAGCATGACCGGCACGCGCACGTGCCCGATCTGCGAGTGAAGATGATCGCGGAGATAATAAAGCACGGCGCCGGCCGCGGAAACCGCGAGCGGGCGGTCCGCGAAGGGAATGCTTTTTTCCGAAACCAGCTTGAACGATTCCTTCAAAAGCCGCGCGCCTTCGTCGCGTTCGAAAATCCAGTCGTCGTAGACCGTGACGCTGGCGCCGAGCCCCGTCTTCAAAAAACGCAGGAGGCTCTCGTCCTTGGCTGCGCCTGAAGGAAGGATTACTTCGCGCGGCGCGAGCAGCGTGAGGTCGCTCAGCATGCGCTCGGCCGGGATCTGGCGCACGTAAAATTCGCCGGTGCTGAGCTCGAGGTAAGCGAACGCGCATTGCGTGCCGTCCGCGACAAGGCAGGCCAGGTATTCCTGGCTGTTGGACTTGGCTTCGTCTTCCAGGTAAGTCGCCGGCGACACGATCCGGGTAATCTTTCTTTCCACGATGCCTTTCGCCGCTTTGGGATCACCGACCTGTTCGCAGATCGCCACTTTCAGGTTGTGTTCCAGCAGGACGCGGACATAGCCCTGGTAGGAATGGTAGGGCACGCCGCACATGGGAACGCGCCCGGCTTCGCCGCCTTCCCTTCCGGTCAGGGTAATGTCCAGGATCTCGGAAGCGCGCACGGCATCGTCAAGGAACATTTCATAGAAGTCGCCCAGACGGAAGAAGAGAATCGTATCCTTTGGAAGGGTTTTTTTGATGGAACGGTACTGCTCCATCATCGGAGACAACTTGAGATGCTCGATCGTGTCCTGGGGCATGGTAAGGTCCGTCATGAGGTTGGAGCATTATAGCCGAAGCCCAAGACCGGACAAAAGAACTTCTTTGAGGAAAATCAGCTGCCGAAGCCGGAAAGAATGAAATCGTGGAACTCGTCTTCGAAGGAATTGCGGAAGGCCTCGAGCGTTTCGACGAGAACGAGAATGGAACGGCTGAGAGCCGCGAGCGCGGCCTGGCGGCCGGACGCGGAAGCGGGCGCAGGAACAAGACGCTGGATCAGGCGGCCCGCGAGCACGGCGGATACCGACTCTTCTTCCGCATCATCGGGCGCGTAAAAATAATCGCTGAACGACGCAGCCAGGCCCGTCATCTTGGGTGTCTGGAAATTGGCCATCACGGCCTGAAAAAAAAGCTTACGCGTCACCGCGTCGTCGGCGCCCGCCTCCTGGCAGAGCGCGTCCCAGGCGCGGGCGGCCAGTGCCAGCTTGACCGGAAGGTATTCCAGCGCAAACTGGTCCTTGGAAATGCCGGCGAGGCCGGGATTATTCTGACGCATGAGCTCCAAAAGCGCGCCATGCTCCTGGTCGTCGTAGACCGTGGAAAGCATTTTTTGCGCCTGGGCTTTGAAATCGAGTTTGGGTTCCATGACTCAGGAAAAGTTAATAACCGCCGCCGACTTGCATGAGTTCGAGAAAAAGGATCAGGAACAAGGTGCCCGCCATCCATTCGAAGCTGGGCCGCACGACAAGAATCCCCAGGCCGCAAAACGCGTAAAAGCAGCCGATGGCCATGCTGCGGAGAACGCCCCAGTCCAGCAGGCTGCCGTAGGGATAGGCCATGGATCCGACGATCACCTTGAAAAAACCGAAAGCCACGAAGAAAAAACCCGCGAAATAATAGAATGCGTCCGTGTACTTGTCCAAACCCAGCGGGTCCGGGCCGTCCAGATTCTTCTTTTTAGCCGAGGGCTTGGGATGGTCTTCGTCGTCGGGCATAAACTATGTATCGTCAAAACCCTTTAATATTTTCGCGGAAAACTTCAGAGCTCCAGCCCTTTTCGTCAGAAGCCGCTTCGGCTGCGGCTCGCACCGTCTCAAGCGCTTCCGCCTGGACGCTGAGATCCAGGATCCACACCCCCCCGCCGTCCTTCACAAGCTTGGCCGTGATCGCGGCTTCACCTCCCATGAAAAGAGCCTTGGCATCGCAGACCAGAACTCCGTCCTCAGTATTGGAGGTATAACCGCATCCCCGCCATTCCTTCAACGGCCCCAGCCGGACCGCCGAGGCTT
The sequence above is a segment of the Verrucomicrobiia bacterium genome. Coding sequences within it:
- a CDS encoding CPXCG motif-containing cysteine-rich protein, producing the protein MLEDALEFECPYCLAAMSISVDLTEGRRQKFVYDCQTCCRPIHLEVRVGEEGLIEDFQALAENE
- a CDS encoding CBS domain-containing protein; amino-acid sequence: MLAKDLMTETAVLVHRDMLITDLATLLREKRIGGVPVVDENNKIVGIVTVTDLFNVMNIVRKVGGKRNWFSNFMFSKKTMTVKEIYTRKMYSVLPDTPIEVVVGLMLDKNIHTIPVMNEDQTLLHGVIGRHDVTCAALGILPKGHPQAAASPEAKTPAK
- the mutL gene encoding DNA mismatch repair endonuclease MutL, with the protein product MDRPAEAGFERRRVMGIIRVLPEHIANKIAAGEVVERPSSIVKELLENALDAGATAIEVEINHGGRSFIRVADNGCGMNAEDAELAFKRHATSKITDISDLDAIASYGFRGEALPSIAAVSRVKLVTRPAKANAATEIAIEGGHILHVKEAPAAPGTSVEIRDLFFNTPARRKFIKTDSTEMGHVMDVVQNFALSYPSLRVQFKSSGKTIWDLSPASDFMARAEKVLGGDTAKHLLRLDAEVPGIKIHGFIGKPYVARANRSGQSFFVNRRWVRSIGLSHALQAGYHGLLMHGQFPAAVLFLELDPAKVDVNVHPTKQEVRLSHESEVKSLIKKVVAERLIEEGDISPELRPFKEPVSGEIPAGLPAFSGKSDPVSLYKSELGTILEVGEPAVMSGAPAAKARPAEPEPMISIRNQLKITKILGQVHATFIVTETEEGFMVIDQHAAHERVMFEALLKNFDGAGPVARQNFLMDEILELHPRQVEVLQSSLPLLRKVGFEIEEFGERAFVVRSYPAILEKEDPLAFLKAYVEEREDGQVKTRLEEHREDVAALIACKRQSVKAHDALTSVQLQALLERLAQCENPFSCPHGRPTFFKKTFSELERQFKRK
- the mutS gene encoding DNA mismatch repair protein MutS: MTDLTMPQDTIEHLKLSPMMEQYRSIKKTLPKDTILFFRLGDFYEMFLDDAVRASEILDITLTGREGGEAGRVPMCGVPYHSYQGYVRVLLEHNLKVAICEQVGDPKAAKGIVERKITRIVSPATYLEDEAKSNSQEYLACLVADGTQCAFAYLELSTGEFYVRQIPAERMLSDLTLLAPREVILPSGAAKDESLLRFLKTGLGASVTVYDDWIFERDEGARLLKESFKLVSEKSIPFADRPLAVSAAGAVLYYLRDHLHSQIGHVRVPVMLDTSEYLALERSTQRSLEIVTTQQGKKGAETLLGTVDQTLTSMGGRTLYQWITHPLLSAAEIGKRQDAVQELAAKADAMQALRELMRGVKDVERTLCRLNYGVANARDLLNLQLFLTRVPEIQKQLAGFFNVLLADVLKVLNPFPKLAELIGRSIVENPPLTLKEGGMIRDGYDAALDELKAISQKGKSWILEFQQREIERTGIKTLKVKYSQVFGYALEISKGSLHLVPPDYIRRQTLANAERFVVPELKEWDEKISGAQDKIKALEYEIFSRIRETILQELQPLQAMSRGIGVLDALASLAITALNKRWVRPTVVETGELMIEGGRHPVVEAMLPSGKFVENDAFLDSAENQLVVLTGPNMAGKSTYIRQIGLIVILAQIGSYVPAKSARIGLVDRIFTRIGASDDLASGESTFMVEMVETANILQKATSRSLLILDEVGRGTSTFDGVSIAWAICEYLVQGTHRPRTLFATHYHELTQLEDHFSSIKNYNITVRETKDDIIFLRKVVRGGSDRSYGIHVARLAGIPQVVTQRARKILDVLESENTEATQIIEGKRNKKKAETQQTLFEWSQQNHPVLEELRNMTVEGLTPLQALNKLAEWTDRLKPDSKGGA